A window of the Mannheimia granulomatis genome harbors these coding sequences:
- a CDS encoding OmpA family protein: protein MEKTVLFRGLLLSTVALAVAACGNLSKVSDEGTTENPVFPKISESEFNHDGSQFGSWPNWENVRQIEKGMNKDQLYNLIGRPHFEEGLYGVREWDYAFNYRENGVHKICQYKILFDKNMNAQSFFWYPNGCNGNSSFNLTGDFLFDFDKDTLTTKGKEVVDNVAEQLKSSKAQQVKVSGYTDRLGSAEYNLDLSQRRSNMVKARLIQQGVNAQIEAVGYGKANQVKACDGESGKALKDCLRPNRRVEISANGGVIKQQDGGNVAGPNGPAPLYQTPAYNGSK from the coding sequence ATGGAGAAAACAGTACTTTTCCGTGGTTTATTATTATCGACGGTAGCTCTTGCAGTGGCTGCATGTGGTAATTTAAGCAAAGTAAGTGATGAAGGGACAACTGAAAATCCGGTATTCCCAAAAATCTCAGAATCTGAATTCAACCACGATGGTTCGCAATTTGGTTCATGGCCAAATTGGGAAAATGTTCGCCAAATTGAAAAAGGTATGAACAAAGATCAACTATATAACCTAATCGGTCGCCCACACTTTGAAGAGGGTTTATATGGTGTGCGTGAGTGGGATTATGCATTTAACTATCGTGAAAATGGTGTTCATAAAATTTGTCAGTATAAAATCTTATTTGATAAAAATATGAATGCACAAAGCTTCTTCTGGTATCCGAATGGTTGTAACGGTAATTCATCATTCAACTTAACGGGTGATTTCTTATTTGACTTCGATAAAGATACTTTAACAACCAAAGGTAAAGAAGTTGTTGATAATGTAGCTGAACAATTAAAATCATCTAAAGCTCAACAAGTTAAAGTTTCAGGTTACACAGATCGCTTAGGTTCTGCTGAATACAACTTAGATTTATCACAACGTCGTTCAAATATGGTAAAAGCACGCTTAATTCAACAAGGTGTTAATGCACAAATTGAAGCTGTTGGTTATGGTAAAGCAAATCAAGTAAAAGCGTGTGATGGCGAAAGCGGTAAAGCGTTAAAAGATTGTTTACGTCCTAACCGTCGCGTAGAAATTTCTGCAAATGGTGGCGTAATTAAACAACAAGATGGTGGTAATGTTGCAGGTCCTAATGGTCCGGCTCCGCTTTACCAAACTCCTGCATATAACGGCAGTAAATAA
- a CDS encoding pyridoxal phosphatase has protein sequence MSYQAIAFDLDGTLLSSNATILESSKLAIQKVREKGIKVYFVTGRHHTAVRPYYAELGLDTPVVCCNGTYVYDFKNEKVVTGNPLKPETATKLINEAQLEGIHTAVYFQDAMTYEEPNNHFIKFKKWVDSCPESVRPNVQQVENFQKEIDKGITIWKVLISDPDLAKMQKFVEKLPLDEVSPEWSWIDRVDITSVGNSKGARLAELLKLEGIEPQKVIAFGDNFNDISMLESVGLGIAMGGSEEEVQQKAKKTIGSNNEDSIANELKLHFNL, from the coding sequence ATGAGTTATCAAGCTATTGCTTTTGATTTAGACGGAACGTTACTTTCATCCAATGCTACTATTTTAGAGTCAAGTAAATTGGCTATTCAAAAGGTAAGAGAAAAGGGAATCAAAGTATATTTTGTTACAGGCAGACATCACACGGCGGTGCGTCCTTATTATGCGGAGCTCGGTTTAGATACACCTGTAGTTTGTTGCAATGGCACTTATGTGTATGATTTTAAAAATGAAAAGGTGGTAACAGGTAATCCGTTGAAACCAGAAACTGCGACGAAATTAATTAATGAAGCACAGTTGGAAGGTATTCATACAGCGGTTTATTTTCAGGATGCCATGACTTATGAAGAACCTAATAACCATTTTATCAAATTTAAAAAGTGGGTAGATTCCTGCCCTGAATCAGTTCGTCCAAATGTGCAACAGGTTGAAAATTTCCAAAAAGAAATTGATAAAGGAATAACAATTTGGAAGGTACTCATTAGCGATCCGGATTTAGCCAAGATGCAAAAATTTGTGGAAAAATTACCGCTTGACGAAGTAAGCCCTGAGTGGTCTTGGATTGACCGTGTTGATATTACCAGTGTGGGTAACAGTAAAGGGGCAAGATTGGCAGAATTATTGAAATTAGAAGGTATTGAACCACAGAAAGTTATTGCATTTGGAGATAATTTCAATGATATTTCTATGTTGGAAAGTGTAGGCTTGGGTATTGCAATGGGCGGTTCCGAAGAAGAAGTTCAGCAAAAAGCTAAAAAAACGATCGGCTCTAATAATGAAGATAGTATTGCAAATGAATTAAAACTGCACTTTAACCTTTAA
- the narQ gene encoding nitrate/nitrite two-component system sensor histidine kinase NarQ — MIKPKDSIARRIGLYFLIMIAFASIISGISLGIMWSNKSDASLINVSGSLRMQSYRLLSEMYTKQEVLPERLLEYHRTLHSTELSSLKKNWLLPNNLEHSYQKLLKDWYEMQSYANRGDRGSYAAHIEAYVQKVDDFVLRLQEFAELKLKIATGVISVAMLLIIALAYIGVWYTRKHIISPLKQLVKASLQIQNKDFSHLKLAVNDPNELGLLSATFIDMSNELLKFYTSLEDKVQDKTRRLLAVNRSLLVLYQCSQLLTAKPINQDVLNQVLKTVFDNEHLLGIELQVYGADYWNVTIDNKPQIDWISLEIAIENEKLGLLRWKPSLLCPDERLIQNVSEMIGRSLYVVQMQKQQQQLVLMEERAIIARELHDSLAQSLTFFKIQVSLLKLAKSDEKRNEILTVFEKALNEAYSQLRELLSTFRLTIQEANLQQALEKIIEGLRAKTAAQIRLSCKLPSHLFNAQQQVHVLQIVREAVINAIKHSEATEINVVAETNADGEHCLIIQDNGKGLPNNTLLDGHYGLTIMQERAAELKAEFSVQNHESGGVKVQIVLPNMMSKR, encoded by the coding sequence ATGATTAAGCCCAAAGATTCTATTGCTCGCCGTATAGGGCTCTATTTTTTAATTATGATTGCATTTGCTTCCATTATTAGTGGTATCTCATTGGGGATTATGTGGAGCAATAAATCTGATGCAAGTCTGATTAATGTTTCGGGTTCATTACGTATGCAAAGTTACCGCTTATTATCGGAAATGTATACAAAGCAAGAAGTGTTGCCCGAGCGTTTATTAGAATATCATCGGACATTACATTCAACCGAGCTGAGTTCACTGAAAAAAAATTGGTTATTGCCTAATAATCTTGAGCATAGTTACCAAAAACTGTTAAAAGATTGGTATGAAATGCAGTCCTATGCAAATCGTGGGGATAGAGGCAGCTATGCTGCTCATATTGAGGCTTATGTACAGAAAGTTGATGATTTTGTTTTGCGGCTTCAAGAATTTGCGGAGTTGAAGCTAAAGATTGCAACAGGCGTAATTTCTGTTGCAATGTTACTGATTATCGCCCTTGCATATATCGGTGTTTGGTATACTCGCAAACATATTATTAGTCCATTAAAGCAGCTTGTGAAAGCAAGCTTGCAAATACAAAATAAAGATTTTAGCCATCTTAAGTTAGCGGTAAACGACCCGAATGAATTAGGCTTACTTTCTGCTACATTTATCGACATGTCTAATGAGTTGTTAAAATTTTATACCTCCTTAGAAGATAAAGTTCAGGATAAAACCCGCCGTTTATTGGCGGTAAATCGTTCGCTTTTAGTTTTATATCAATGTTCTCAACTATTGACAGCTAAGCCGATTAATCAAGATGTTCTCAATCAAGTGCTGAAAACAGTATTTGATAATGAACATCTTCTTGGTATTGAATTGCAAGTTTATGGTGCAGATTATTGGAACGTTACCATAGATAATAAACCGCAGATAGACTGGATTTCATTAGAGATTGCAATAGAAAATGAAAAGCTTGGATTATTACGCTGGAAGCCATCACTACTTTGTCCTGATGAACGATTAATTCAAAACGTATCGGAAATGATTGGCCGCAGTCTTTATGTAGTACAAATGCAAAAGCAGCAGCAACAATTGGTTTTAATGGAAGAACGAGCTATTATTGCACGAGAATTGCATGATTCATTAGCACAGTCTCTTACATTTTTTAAAATTCAAGTGAGTTTGCTTAAATTAGCGAAAAGCGATGAAAAAAGAAATGAAATTTTAACCGTATTTGAAAAGGCATTGAATGAAGCTTATAGCCAGCTAAGAGAGTTGCTTTCCACCTTTAGGTTGACTATCCAAGAGGCAAATCTACAGCAGGCATTAGAAAAAATTATTGAAGGGCTAAGAGCAAAAACTGCAGCACAGATTCGCTTAAGTTGTAAATTACCCTCTCATTTGTTTAATGCCCAACAGCAAGTTCATGTGCTGCAAATTGTTCGGGAAGCAGTAATTAATGCGATTAAACACTCAGAGGCGACAGAAATTAACGTTGTGGCTGAAACCAACGCAGATGGAGAACATTGTCTTATTATCCAAGATAATGGCAAAGGATTACCGAATAATACATTATTAGACGGACATTATGGATTAACCATTATGCAAGAGCGGGCGGCTGAATTAAAGGCAGAATTTTCAGTCCAGAATCATGAAAGTGGTGGTGTGAAAGTCCAAATTGTTTTGCCGAATATGATGAGCAAGCGGTAA
- a CDS encoding GNAT family N-acetyltransferase — MQIRKSTEADFESILAIYNQAIPTHQITADLDLATLENRREWFDFHLNSQQYPLWTVEDETGIVGWFSFSPFYERSAFVHTSEISIYLDSKAKGKGYGSKIIEFMQAEMLNHNIHTLMAYVFELNQVSQNLMKKHGFEQWGRFPHIANMGKDEQGNDKWRTLLMMSYQKGIES, encoded by the coding sequence ATGCAAATCAGAAAATCAACAGAAGCGGATTTTGAAAGCATTTTAGCAATTTACAATCAAGCTATACCTACTCATCAGATTACAGCAGATTTAGACTTAGCAACATTAGAGAACCGTAGAGAGTGGTTTGACTTTCATCTAAATAGCCAACAGTATCCGTTGTGGACAGTTGAAGATGAAACAGGAATAGTGGGCTGGTTTAGTTTTTCACCTTTTTATGAGCGGTCTGCATTTGTGCATACGTCTGAAATCAGTATCTATTTAGATAGTAAAGCAAAAGGGAAAGGTTACGGCTCAAAAATTATTGAATTTATGCAGGCAGAAATGCTCAATCATAATATCCATACCTTAATGGCGTATGTATTTGAGCTGAATCAAGTGAGCCAAAATCTGATGAAAAAACACGGATTTGAACAGTGGGGTAGATTTCCTCATATTGCAAACATGGGAAAAGATGAACAAGGGAATGATAAATGGCGTACCTTGTTAATGATGTCTTACCAAAAAGGGATTGAATCATAA
- the rdgB gene encoding RdgB/HAM1 family non-canonical purine NTP pyrophosphatase, with protein sequence MNRTKVVLATGNAGKVKEMADVLSQFGFDVVAQSEFGIVSPEETGLTFVENALIKARYAAKMTGLPAIADDSGLSVEVLGGEPGLYSARYAGAEATDADNRRKLLVEMDGKISREAKFVSCIVFLKHETDPTPYIALGECFGEILKEERGDNGFGYDSLFFYPPKNCTFAELETKEKKAISHRAIALKSLKQQLEGNNK encoded by the coding sequence ATGAATAGAACAAAAGTAGTGCTTGCTACAGGCAATGCCGGTAAAGTAAAAGAAATGGCAGATGTGTTATCGCAATTCGGTTTCGATGTGGTGGCACAAAGTGAATTTGGTATTGTTTCCCCTGAAGAAACCGGTTTAACCTTTGTGGAAAATGCGCTAATTAAAGCGCGTTATGCCGCAAAAATGACCGGGTTGCCAGCAATTGCTGACGATTCCGGTTTGTCAGTTGAAGTATTAGGCGGAGAACCGGGATTATATTCTGCCCGTTATGCCGGTGCTGAAGCAACGGATGCGGATAATCGTAGAAAATTATTGGTAGAGATGGATGGTAAAATAAGCAGAGAAGCAAAATTTGTTAGCTGTATTGTATTTTTAAAACACGAAACCGATCCTACTCCTTATATTGCATTAGGTGAGTGCTTCGGTGAAATTTTAAAAGAAGAGCGAGGCGACAACGGCTTCGGTTACGATTCACTCTTTTTCTATCCACCTAAAAATTGCACCTTTGCAGAATTAGAAACCAAAGAGAAAAAAGCAATCTCTCATCGAGCTATTGCACTAAAAAGTTTAAAGCAGCAATTAGAAGGAAATAACAAATGA
- a CDS encoding heavy metal-binding domain-containing protein: MIITTTPTIEGKTVTEYKGLVFGEVVSGANFIRDFLAGITDIVGGRSGAYESKLHSARKNALAELEKEAKKVGANAVVGVSLEYQSMGGDKGMFIVVATGTAVVVR, from the coding sequence ATGATCATTACGACAACACCTACTATTGAAGGAAAAACTGTTACTGAATATAAAGGATTAGTATTTGGTGAAGTTGTTTCAGGGGCGAACTTTATCCGAGATTTTTTAGCCGGAATTACTGATATTGTTGGCGGGCGCTCTGGTGCTTATGAAAGCAAACTCCACAGTGCCAGAAAAAATGCGCTTGCGGAGCTGGAAAAAGAGGCGAAAAAAGTAGGCGCAAACGCAGTTGTTGGTGTCTCTCTCGAGTATCAATCAATGGGTGGTGATAAAGGCATGTTTATTGTGGTAGCAACAGGCACGGCAGTAGTTGTGCGTTAG
- a CDS encoding YcgN family cysteine cluster protein: MTINQNSIEPDFWQKKNLLEMNEAEWEALCDGCGKCCYRKYIQGRGKRERLYYTSVACNLLDLKTGRCSNYANRFKVERDCTKLTKKNLPDFGWLPKTCAYRLLYEGKPLFDWHPLISQDPNSVQKAGVLIPNGIHEKEIIDWFEFVIDEV, encoded by the coding sequence ATGACAATCAATCAAAACAGCATTGAGCCTGATTTCTGGCAGAAAAAAAACTTGCTCGAAATGAATGAGGCAGAGTGGGAAGCGCTATGTGATGGTTGTGGGAAATGTTGCTACCGGAAATATATTCAAGGACGAGGCAAGCGTGAAAGACTTTATTACACTTCGGTTGCTTGCAATTTATTAGATCTCAAAACAGGGCGTTGTAGCAATTATGCTAATCGGTTTAAGGTTGAGAGAGATTGTACTAAACTCACTAAAAAGAATTTACCAGATTTCGGCTGGTTGCCGAAAACCTGCGCTTATCGACTACTTTATGAAGGAAAACCGTTGTTTGATTGGCATCCGCTTATATCACAAGATCCGAACTCAGTGCAAAAAGCCGGTGTTCTTATTCCAAATGGTATTCATGAAAAAGAGATTATTGACTGGTTTGAATTTGTGATTGATGAGGTTTAA